From Clavelina lepadiformis chromosome 9, kaClaLepa1.1, whole genome shotgun sequence, the proteins below share one genomic window:
- the LOC143470818 gene encoding uncharacterized protein LOC143470818 — MESKWVVATSRCSSSKSFSLKKNRILDILCRVCGDRSSGKHYGVFACDGCSGFFKRSIRRNRKYVCKGEENCKVDKIHRNQCRSCRLKKCLQVSMNKDAVQHERGPRSLRTNENLAKISLSDFGENKHCRSLYREAPELESDADISNNSTGFMSPDTTTFVKDSREENSSHHELQIHNLTYSALMTAAMPSFARYVDYCSVFNQMNGSCPAIPAAKPGMLPFGHFTQNYSFPMNEQFYFHRFSHGSLLPSPSLVMPTMEQQLAAPSLFHVPDRVNFHSNKTSYSAESSDELKLPEYPPPVNPFLCAYFGATTCDLALRVLKTVVRLACDTLPFKLMTATEQIDLLCLNWPALFVTELSRWPLALDYGMILQGMLFNGDLAIEPFSRKSEISSTEANVERAGNKHHVYNITRGMCEILCSCAARNLNEVERNFVLSLSLLKNTGNAYQEQLENVRSSFETYLRMQYSNENDFLNRRANLLEIVGTAQDKKENIRRIYFQRMGLTMEEIIKDVHVHIE, encoded by the exons ATGGAATCCAAGTGGGTAGTAGCAACATCCAGATGCTCatcttcaaaatcattttctttaaaaaaaa ACCGAATTTTGGATATTCTTTGCAGAGTTTGCGGGGATCGTAGCTCCGGAAAGCATTACGGGGTATTTGCTTGTGATGGCTGCAGCGGATTTTTCAAGAGAAGCATACGAAGGAACAGGAAGTACGTTTGCAAG GGTGAAGAGAATTGCAAAGTTGACAAAATACACCGCAATCAATGCAGATCTTGCAGACTCAAAAAATGTCTACAAGTTTCAATGAACAAAGACGCTGTCCAA CACGAGAGAGGACCGAGGAGTCTGAGAACTAATGAAAATCTCGCCAAGATATCACTTTCTGACTTCGGCGAAAACAAACACTGCCGTTCGCTCTATCGGGAAGCGCCCGAATTAGAGAGTGATG cTGATATTTCCAATAACTCTACGGGATTTATGTCTCCCGACACAACCACTTTCGTTAAAGATTCTCGGGAAGAAAATTCCTCTCATCACGAATTACAAATTCACAACTTAACCTATAGCGCCCTGATGACAGCTGCTATGCCGTCTTTTGCACGATACGTCGATTATTGCTCAGTTTTCAACCAAATGAACG GAAGTTGCCCCGCGATACCGGCGGCAAAACCAGGAATGCTTCCGTTTGGGCATTTTACGCAGAATTACAGTTTTCCAATGAATGAACAATTTTACTTTCATCGCTTTTCTCATGGTTCATTGTTACCGTCACCATCACTTGTCATGCCTACGATGGAGCAGCAATTGGCAGCACCCAGCCTTTTTCATGTTCCAGACCGGGTTAACTTTCactcaaataaaacaagttattcTGCTGAAAG TTCCGATGAACTTAAGCTACCAGAATATCCACCGCCCGTTAATCCATTTCTTTGCGCTTATTTTGGTGCTACAACTTGTGACCTGGCGTTACGTGTGCTGAAGACCGTTGTGCGATTGGCGTGTGACACGCTTCCCTTTAAACTGATGACAGCTACGGAGCAG ATTGACCTTCTGTGTTTAAACTGGCCTGCTTTATTCGTAACCGAACTGAGCAGATGGCCATTGGCCTTAGATTATGGAATGATTCTGCAAGGAATGTTGTTCAACGGCGATTTAGCAATAGAACCGTTTTCTAGAA AAAGTGAAATTTCTTCCACCGAAGCTAACGTAGAGAGGGCGGGCAACAAACATCACGTATATAACATTACTCGGGGAATGTGCGAAATTCTCTGTTCTTGTGCAGCTCGAAATTTAAACGAAGTGGAAAGAAATTTTGTTCTTAGCTTGTCGTTGTTAA aaaatacaGGAAATGCTTACCAAGAACAACTCGAAAACGTTCGAAGTAGTTTTGAAACCTACCTTAGAATGCAGTACAGCAATGAAAACGACTTTTTAAACAG GCGGGCAAACCTATTGGAAATCGTCGGAACAGCAcaagataaaaaagaaaatatcagACGTATTTACTTTCAACGCATGGGCTTGACTATGGAAGAGATTATCAAAGACGTCCATGTCCATATTGAGTAA